The Corvus hawaiiensis isolate bCorHaw1 chromosome 9, bCorHaw1.pri.cur, whole genome shotgun sequence genomic sequence CTGGGCACTGAGGAGCACACACAGGTCTGCCAGGGGATGGCACAGGATTTTAATTACTATTTATCAAAATGATGCTGGGGATGAGGAGAGCAGCCCAAAGGTGGATCCGTTGGGCTGTGCGTGCTCAgtgctccaggctctgccccatcccagtgccctgtcctgccctcagAGTGCAGGAGCACACAACAAATCCAAAATATGACCTGTTTCCTCCATGCCAAGGCAAGTTGtctctttttcccccaaaactgctgcatttCAGGAGCTTGCAGACATCCTGTTTCCCCACCTCCTGCCCACATGAAGCCCTGAGTTCACTATGAGCACTACAAGTGAGAGAAACCCTCTGGAATGATTAAATAAATGCTGCTGAAATTATCCCCAGCAAGAAGCAAATACATTTTGTGACCTTGAAAAACTGAAGGTAATCAAAGGAGATGACTGGGAGTAAATAACTGCTTTTCACACACTGTGAGTTAAGTCTACCTATGCCAATTTTCACGTGCAGGCTTGAAGCTGGCAGAATGATCTATCACAGCTAGTTCAGAGAAAATCTGTACTAATTAATGTGTGAACCTGACACACACCAGGCCATTCTTCAGGCAGTTGCTGAACCTGAGGTGATTGCAAAGGGAAGtgaaaaggaaggaggagaagaaaaggagagggagggagaacaTCCCTTTGGAACAAAAGATGTCAGTTTTTCAAACGCCTtcggggaaaaaaagagcttttcaaAATGTCAAGTCTGCTTGTTAGAGCTGTCCTCAAATATCCTTCAGATATGCAGATGTGCTGAAGCAACAGGTGTCCTAAGGTGCCACTGGACTCCACACCCTTaaaagagcaggaggaggagctcCTCATCAGCAGCACTTCCAACAACGCATGAGGCAGCCTTTACAGTGAGAAACTTCTTTGATTCATATCCAACATTAATCTGCACAAACACCTGATGTGGCAAAGGCCTGCATCTCTCACTGATTTGAGTAATTTCTCTTCCAATAGACCAGAGCATTTTGCATGAAAAGTGTGCTcttacttttcctttcagttgATTTCTCCCTTCAGATGCCtaaacaagaaattaattgtGGTAATCGTGTGCAGTCTTCCCAGCCAAAGGGTTTTGGTCAATGCCTGAGCTTTGTTTCCCAGTATTATTTTGAGTTAATTCAAGCATGCTTTTAGCCCAACAGTGCAAAAGGTGTCTGTAAAATATTGATATTCAAGAGGgcaaaagagaacagaaagggaaaggaaagaggcaaAAGGAGAGTTGAGTGCTGTTGACTTCACAGACAGCTTCTCTCACAGTGCCAGGCACTATTTTGGAGGGTCCTGGAAGCAGAAATAACCCCCCCTTTTTTTACGTACTCCACGCAAAAGTCACAGGCCATGTTATGAAAAGGCAGGTGAGCATTAACTCTTCTCACAGCATCTCAccagcattttctgcttttgactTCTACGACTGCATTAGGAACAgatgcagagggaaggaaagggaagaactgGTCTTTGTCAGAACAAGAAGAGAGGAGCAAATAAAATAGCAGACAAAGCTCTAACTCACATAAACCCCTTGAATCTCACAGTGTTTTCCTTGCTGAACTGGCCTGGAATCACTTCTGATGTGCTTTCAACAACCCACAGTGAGAAACCAAGACAAGAACTggaagcactttttttttgctgcagtattccagaaatatttcatgCTGCAAATCACTTTATTCTTCCCATTTTAAGGGGGACGAGACAGCAGCAAACAGCATTTCTGGTGTAGTCCAGTACTGTGTGAGGCAACAAGGGTGCTAGTGCTTTCGAATAACATTATGCAAATACTAGAAGTAAATTTTCAAATCCCATTTGAAGATATTaacagctgctccccagcagaaCTACTCACTGGAGAGCATCTCCTGAAAGACTCAGCACCTACTCAGGCTTGCAGGGGTGAACTCACTCACAAAACATAACTGTGAGTTAGGAGGAAACTGTTTTTACCCTGTCAGCCCTTTGATCACTGCGAGGCACCTGCTCCGTGCAGAGCTGCAGGCGAGATGTTCTCAGCTGTCGGGGTGAGGCCCTCATAGATTTCTGTGCCCTTTACAGCGGGTGCTCAGTGCCAGTTTTACTCCTGGCTGACTGATCAGAAAGGGCAGGCTCCAATGATAAAGAGTTTCATGAAATAAGTGTGCTGGAGAGCCACACAAAATGAGCATCTTGTGCTGGGGATGCAAGTGAAGGGGGTGGGAGTGAGAAGCGTCTTCTCTGTTTTTTGCATGCTGACCCATAGGCAAAATAGGACAGAGTAAAGTTGGCAAGCGGGGTTCAAATTAAATATCTTTGGTGATAAGACAGGTCATTCCTATTGCCTCATTAACAGGCAGTTTTTATTTACTACTTATTGCTAATTATTAATACTTGGTTATTTTTCTTACAGCCTCCATCAGCAACAACCTTCTAATTCAGGATTATGCCTGGAGAGTGTCTCTGTTCTTACCATAAACCTACCCAGGAAAACTTTCTAGTCTCAAATATCCAGTTTAATTATTAGCATTCTAAAAATCTCTGTCATTTTAGTAGTGAGATGGATGCTTCACATCCATAAAATCAAAAAGCAATGACAACTACTCAGAAAGATGAACCTGCTCCATATCTTGGTCCtgatataaaaatgaaatgcagccaAGAAACACTGATTATTTCTGGGCCCCTCTCCCAAAACAGTAGCCACACAATGATTTCCATCTACAGATCTGTCATCCACATATCCTTCCATCTACGTATCTGTCAATTCTCCTTCGTAACATTTGAACCTAATGGCCAATTTGAAGCAAATTGTTCAGAAGTCTCAAAGATGCTAAATTTTCATaaggagatttttaaaatcagtcgTCATGCAGAAGACAGGGAACTTTTAAATGACCTCATCACAGAGGAAGCAAGGAGAACTTGTCCCTAAATTGAATTGTTGGGCTGCAAATCAGCAAGAACACAGCTCTAGACAAAGCTACAAAGAATGCTGTCCCTTGTTTAGAGGAAGAAGCTGGAGGAATGGAAGGGTACAAGGCTACTTCGGGTGGGCTTGGTGACACTGAAGAGGTGAGAAGCCCTTGTATGACCTGGCCACATGAAAATGGACAGCTTCAAGgagactgcagcagcagagatgaaggCAAGCCTGCAGGATGCCCCTGTTCACAGAGCAGCCTGAATTTCCCTGCTCATGCCCCTCCATTTTCTGGGAAATACGAGCAACCAACTGAGTATGAGACCTGAAATGCCACTTTTAGGGTTTCTCCGGAGTGAAGCAGTACTTCCCAACCTGTGATCCCCTTCCAAAGACACAACACTACTTCTCTCagattcccagccctgcccagtgCTGTGTCTTTAGCTCAAGAACAACAGCTTTAGAGCCTACAGCAAGAACAGGTCACCTGTAATTAGAAATTTCTCTTTGGACTTTATCCAGTCCCTATTGAGCCAGGTGAAGGACTGGAACAGGTCCTGCAAATACAGCCTATAGTAATTTGAGCCCATTCAGAGTCCTGGTGCAACAGAAAAAGGGCAGAAGTAAGAGGAGGATGCAGAATCAGCTTGATGCTCCCTCCTGAGGCTCACAAAGCTCCCAGGCAACCCAAGGCTTTGTCTGTAAGTTCCTGTATTCTCTCCACTTCCTAAAACCAGCCCAAAAAGGAGTTACAGCAGCCCATCCTGGAGCTGACTAAGATTTTTAGGAACATTTATCACCAAGCACAGCACTTGCTCCAAGATGGATGATGGCAGCAGGCCACCAAAGCACCACCAAAAGCTGATAGACAAATATTCTAATGAACTGTTGCTCTCCTGACAGTGCTGATGGCATCGTGAAGGGTGTGACACATTTTGAGGGCTCCTTATTGTCTGCACACGTTTCTCAGAACAactgaacaatttttttcaggGAGATGTGCTCTAGCCACAAATGTTTTGAAGGTTTCTTGAGAATCTCTCATGAATGATTGCCAGTGCAAGTTttgagctgggcagcagctcaaTAGAGCTGCATTTGTTCCTCTGTTCAAAACTTCCTGCTTTAATGTAAAATGTCAACAATAAGAAATGTTTAACACATTTGGTAGGATCACAGCTACAAACAgttctttccctccctctcctttcaCCACAATTACTCCCCACACAATCTGGAGACAGCAGTAGGGATTAAACATAAATCATCTGAAGATGGCAGTCATCTTATTCCATATTCTCTTCACCCCTTCTGGAAAATCACTATCCATCCTCAACGCCATGCCTGAACAAATACAAtgaacagctctgcaaagaGTTAATCTTATTTCACCTGTGGAATTTGAgcctttctgcttcttctcttcAACCATAAAGGGACAAAAATGTAATATATCCATAAAATATCACATTTGCCTACTAAGAGGTCACAGCTATTTCTGGAAGGGTGACTTCTAGAACAGCTGCTGGAAGGATGAGGATTTTGAGAGCTGAAGATTgcaaaaggaagagaggaaaaacaggagAGAAGAAGATAGTAACTAGATGATAACACAGAGTATCAGAAGGAATCAAGAAACTAAATTGCTGTGGTACCTTGAAAGATCAGGGTACAAAAATCCAGGCAGGTGAGTATTCTGACTACATCAAGATAAATGAAGGTATTGTATGGGCAGAGCTGTTCTCAGAGATGCTGGGAACAGACAGATTTGATATTTCTGCACACAATGCTCTGTTCCTGAGAGGTCCATTCAGCTGAGTTGTTACTGTGCTGTTCTTGGGGTAAGAGCCACGTTCTAAAGAGCGAAGTGATCTCCGACCCAAGCCACAAAAGTGGCTTTTATGCAGACTCTGATTCTTTTGCACGACATGTTTCTCCCCGTTAAGTTTCTCCCCCAATGCAGAGCTCAGTACACAACTCCATAGTAAGTCCTGAATTGATAATTTTCCATGGAGATTAGACTTCCCATTGCTCTGATGACACCAGGCTTCAGAATTAGATGGGCTGGCTTTGGGAAGTGGATTTCCTGCGGACTGCTGCTGAATGGCTCTGCACACAGGCACAACAATATTAGTGGAACTTCACTGGAGAgaagctttcttttttgttcagCTTCCTGTTCCTGCCTACAGCTTTTAGGAATTACTGTAATACGATAATCAGGGACATTATTTAACATTTCCCAGAATATATTTCTGAGAATTATACATATTTGATGCGAGGCTCTACAGGGATTAACggaaaatgcagcaaaaccaTATGCAATCACTGGTAATACGCTGTCCTGGCAGCTCTGAATTTCAGAACCACCCTAAGATAAACCATAATAAACAGATGTATGGGGGTTTCCAGAGTGCGGGACTCAGATAAATGGCAAATCCTGTTTCATGATCCAGGAAAGAACTCCTGGAGTGGTGTGAAGCTGGGATAGCTGGGGATGTCAGTGCTGGCCAAACGTCAGCCAAATTATTACGTGGCACCATctatctgcagcagcagctctcactgGAGGAAATAATGAACATTcttgctggagcagctcatccCAGCTTGACTTTCTCCTCACACTGTCGCTGTAGACTCGAGGAGACACAAAGCTTAATGCTCCTGttgctgcagcccccaggagctGAGCATGGGTGAAGCTACAGAAGGGGGAGATGCCCTCTCACAGCACCACATATTATTAAGAGAGATTCTCATTATTCCCAAGTGGATCAAAGCTAAGTTACtgtaagattttttaaaatcataggTAATGCACAACGTCAACTGACTCCTAATGAAACTATTAATTCTGAGTTGAAACTAAACTCAGGATGGCTAAGTCACTGGCAAACCCAGTGCAATTTCTGTACAAAACAGGAAGGGGTTCTCCCACTGCTCTGGATttgctccaggagctctgtgctggagcacAGAAGCTGTATCGGATCATGTATTTGGGCAATACCAAGCAGGAGTGGCAGACGGGGAGAAGATAATGAAACATATTCTTCAAACAGCAACACTAGAGAGTATTTGGATGGAATAACAACGCTCAGCACTCATAAAACTTTGTAGCTTCACTGTCTTTTTGGCAAAACATATTTACTATATTGAAACAAATCACAGAACATTCACAGGCAGCCACATTTTCTACGTGTTCTGTAACACAAAGGATGAAAAGATCATCTTTCCCGTCTGTCTGGGTTTAAATGACTTACATtgatgaataatttttaaaacatcagtaTGCCAATGGTAATGTGAATGATGAtaattttcagatgtttttaatttgcagttggagataaaaatatacaaacccatttcaatattttttacaTGCAGATAATAAACGTGCTTCTTCTACTGATTATCACATTGATTTAGGGTAGAGACACTCATGTATCAttacagaattttatttaatgattGTTATGTCTGTGGGTAAGATGTCTTATTCCATTTAATATGTTACATCTGACTGAAGGCCAGGGTGGCTTTGATAAAAAAAATGCTCTGCCTAATACATTGTTAGTAATGGCTCAGTTTCCCTATTTGCCCTTAGAACTTGAACACAAAGTAAAGTAAGTCTACATTTCTTTAAAGCATGCAGGCAGCTGAAACACACATATTTGCATAAGCTGCAACACTCAGTGAATGGCAAAAGCCATGCAGACCACCAAGCATGAGGAATGCACTGTGGAGGATGGAGAGGTCAAACGGaagagatgaaaaggaaaaaaataaaccatgcATCCATGAAAGCAATGGCAGGCACTGGTGGAAGAGTAAGTGAAGACCTCAAGgtgtagagaaaaaaaggacagataCCTACCCCAACCTGTGCTATCTAGCTACCGACCTGTGGACTTATAGTATCACCAGTTGGCTCACCAAAGGGATCACTGTTGGAGGAGGCCTGAGACCCATCAGGCTAGAATACAAGAACATAACACCTTTTTTTCTCAACAATAGAAAGTGAAAAGTCAACACGAGGTTATTTTCATGCGGTGGGCATAACAAGTACATCCTATCTCATGAAAACCAGAGTGAGACCTCGCCGCTGATCCGCTCTCAAAAGCCGTAGCGGTTCCctacagctgctgcaggcagcaaagGACCTCACCAGTTCCTGCTGGAGCCCAGGCAGGAGGTGCCACAGAAGGTAGTGGATCAGGCCAACCACAACTGCAATAGGCCCTGAAAGCCATGTGAAACAGAAAGAGTCCAAGCTTGGGTTATTTTGCACTTTTTGTTGTACTGACCCCCTCTTGCCTTCGGCTCACTCGGGCTCCTACCTCCCTAAGACACCTGGTGATTTAGTCATTGCTTGGATAACATTTCTTGCTTTGGTCCATAAAGGCAAAGAAATCACATACTGAGGGGCCAGAACATTGAGGAACGTAGCTAGGCAAGCAACTGGGATGCAAGAATGTGCAAGACAACATCAACCATCATCTTTTAACACACAAACTCTCACATCTTCCTCTGCAGCCTCAGCATGTTTGTTGTTTTACCCTAGATTTCCTTACCATGAGTAAAGTGAGTGCTGGTGTGCTAAAGAGGACATTGGATATAACTAACATGTACAGCCTTACATATGAACTCTGAGTTTGGTTCCTTGTATGCAGTGCTAGTGCATATCAGCAGAAACGTTGTGCTATCAGCTGTCAAACCCAAAGCAGGACGGGAattctggctgcagctcccccgTAAGCACCACCCAGCCCTACTGGAAAAGTTATTTCTGATGCTACAGAACAACATTTAATTAGCTGCCGTCTTTTCTAGCTAAAAGGAGACAATGAGGATTTAGAAACCTTGTTGCTACTCACAGCCTCTGGCTCCTCACTTTTGCTTGGGCTTTCAAAGCCCTCTTCAAAGAGGTCGTCTGCAGCAGCGTCACTCGTATGAGATGCTGATGATTTTGATGGAGAACTCTGTCTGGGTGCAGGGGTTGGAGCTAAACAAGGATTAAGGTAACAGCAACAATTACTCTGTTGATTTCTTCAAAAAGACACTGCAGCACAACATTTGCTCATGCTTTTACATCCCTCAACTTTTACCACCCCTGAGAATCATTTTCTaacaaggagctgcaggaggtaAATTCAGGCACAGTCCTCATTATCAATCTCGTGTCTTTGAATACATCTGGCAACTTCCAAATTAAGTTTGGCTGCATCTGGTCTATGTCTTTATGAAGCTGGGAGACACCACTACATTATAAGAGGGAGGTGTGAGTTGCCTGCCCTGTGGCAGGTAAGTGAAACACATCTGTGACTGACTCCTGGTGAATCTCATGAATTCCTCTTTTCAGCAGCCTGCAAAATCCCCCATCCCCATGCTATGAACACCATAAGCTTATTTTACAGCTCTTCAATGAATTTTCCCACATGTCCAATACATCAAGctgctaaaaaataaatacccaTCCCCTAATTTCTGCAAAGTACGGATGGGTCATAAGCAAAACCAGTTGTAAGGTTGAATGCCATGGGCATTTGCCAACCAGCTTGCATGTCCCCACCACAAAACTTGTATTACTGTcttagaaattaaattacagaCTGTAGCTATCTGGGCTGTTTATTTCTGTGGCCTCTGGAATTCCTCTCTGATATTTTCGTTTATGGCTGGAACACATTTAATAAGCCAGACCATGCATGAAGGTTCTCAGTACATATCTGGGTTGGAatttaaaaagagacagaagtGCTCTGAGGAGCAGTCAACTTCCAAGGAAAGGGATGGCTGAAAGCACATAAATACTCACGTGAATTTGTAGATGGTGTCGTGGAAGTCACAGGAGTCAAATTTAACTGAGAGATGTCAAAGTCATCACAATCATCTGCTTCCTGTGCCATCCCAACTTTGTTAAAGTAACTTGAGAAGGCCTCTGAGGTACAACTGAGGGAAGGCTGATCTGGTTTTCTTGATGGCACTGGTGGAGGCTGAGCCATCTGGAAAtctttaaacatttcttttcccattttctgtctGGGCCTGTCTGTCTGCGGACTTGATCTGTTGGAGTCGCTCGTGGGTGGAACGGTGGCTATAGGAGCAATGGTACCTTGAAACATGGCTGCTTGTAAAGGCAAAACAGTTTGTGTTGGCATGAAGGCAGTTGGCTGGAACTGGCCAGCCACGGATGGCCACGGCTGCTGGGTGGGAGGAAAGATGCCAGGCTGGCCCCACGCGATGGGCTGTCCTCCCTGCATCACCTGAGCAACTGGAGGCTGAGCACCCATGGCCAACTGCTGTTGAACGAGTGGTTGCTGTCCCCAGAACGAGGGCAGGACAGCTCCCATGGCAACATAACCTTCGGAGAatagagagagcaggagaggggggGAAACAAATGGGATGGAAGactttaatgctgctgtcaagAGCACGCAGGAAAAGTGACACAATAAATCAGAAATGTGCAAAGCTGCACCAGTGATCCCAGAACTGCAGCACCCTcggaaagaaaactgaaaacgTGGTTGAACTCACATCACTGAAGAAATACTCATAGACAGAACCACAAGCTGGTGGACTCTGCAAAGCAATCATCTCAAATTGCATCATAatgctactactactactactactaaaaaaatccaacccacATGATTTCAGATTAAAACCCTCACACACTTGGTTATTACCCAATTACTTGAGAACATCAAAAAGATCTTGAGCTTCTGCTGCACTAAATACCTATTAACAACAAACTGCTCCAGGTATTAGGCTAACATAACCCCCTCCAGTTGAGGAGGAAATTAAagatttaaactgaaattataATTGCTTCCTGTCAGACCTGAAGCCTCCTTTATAGCCAGCAAGAGTTTGACTGTGTAGGAATTATAGGATCGGGTGGCTTTTTTAtttacaacaacaacaaaaatgctCTGAAACTAAAACTCCTGTAAAAATTTTTACAAATTAAACTACCTTATATAATTATGTTCCACTGACAGAAGTACTGTGCTTTACAGATAATGCTGTTTCACATTTAAATTCAGTACTTACCACTAATACTTCGTATAATGTAACTTCTCTCTTAATTTTAATACTGCTATAGCTTTAAAACTCTTGTTTCTAACCTGTTTCCTCAGTCCTCCTGTACGTTGtcctctttgctttatttctagGCTGTTTTGTAATCGTAAATGTAAGGATGGCTGCTATACCGTGAAGCAAAAAGCCCAAAaccaataaaattaaaaaataaggaattgAACTTTGAGAGACCAAATTGTTGAGTGATGAAAGGAGCAGTAGCTCAGACACATTTCTGTTCCAACAGATGTCCAGGATGGATTCTCCAGATGTCCTTTGATCTCGCCCCCGCTGTGACCTCATCCCAGCATCCAAGGTTTCTATCTGACATTATCCCCAAACACTTCACTGCCACTGTAACCTTTCTGAGTGGCTGATCTGGTGCCATCAGGAGTTAACCAATTAGAAAGTCACTGCTGAATTACTCAAggcactcctcctcctcctttcttttcctaagTGGAGCTGAGATCGTGAGGAGAGATCAGCAATCAAACCACAGTGTCGGTTTAGAATGCACCCAGCTTTTGAATTCTGAGCACTTCGAGGAACACAGGGAAGTCTAAAGGACATCTCAGGATTTGACAAAGTGGAATACCTTTGAAGTGCAAccagattctcagctctgtttactggggacagcagaggaTATTCACCACTACCACCAAATGTAAACTAAACGCCGTTTCCTCTCTTGCTACTGAACCTAGAAGTTCTGTTATCCAGATGGTTGAACTATGCTTGAACTCCCAGTGACTTTTTTggcttttactttaaaaaaaatgtaggcAAATTCAGACTAATGTACTCCCTGCTTGTTACAGACTTGCTTTGCCTTGCCCTGAAGCACTGACCTCAAAAGCCTTCCCCCACTTCCACCCTGCTAAAATCAATGCCCTGAGTACTGAAATGCAAACCAGAGCTGGGCACTGATCCCCAAATCTGAGTCAGGACTATAATTCCAGTGCATTTCTCACCTGAGGGTACGGCAGCAGTGCTGAAAGGTACAGAACCAAACATGTCTGTACTAGCAGGAAGTGACTGGGATGAAGATGGGATAAAGGCATCACCTGGAGTAGCAGGAGtctgcagggagacagggataAAACACAAGGGTGACAcatcagctgcagcttctgctgcacATTGCTAAAAATCCAGGTTTGGAGTGAAGAATGAGACAGAAGAAAGAACGGAAAGACGTAGAAGGAAAGAAGCAGTAGAAATAAAAGTATTAGAATTTGCTGGGgatgggagaaaaagaaagaaatggagaaacttcctatcagaggaaaaaaatcaagatgaaATTTTCCTGGAATACATCACATGCAAAATATTGACACATTTTCTTCCTCCAGAACATAACAAACTTGTGATTTTAGATTTTAGGTGACAACCAGGAAAGGCAGTGACCAAGACACTAACTTTAGAAAGACTTAAAGTAAATGAAGTATCTACAAGGTTTGTGGAAAAGTGAATAAATATTGCTTCTAATTAACCAACAGGATCAGAACCATAGGTCTACATTAAAGGAGAAGCCAAATCCAGTTGAGTAAGGTGAGGATGAGCAGACAGGGCTTTGAACATCTAGTCCCACACATGCCCCAGAACACCCTGGAGATTTGAGGCTCCCGACCTCACAGCGCCTCAGTTTTCTCAGTATATTCACACTTCCCTACAGCTTAATGTAAGGCTCAAAAGCTTTACAGGAAAATTATTGTTTTGTCATTTTATAATGCTGAAAAACGTGTTGAGaaaattttctttgcctttaaaatacatccagccctttctctctctgtctccctccCTTTTACTGTTTTGCCTCCCCTCCTTTAACAGCAGTTCTGGGATCTGCGCTTGGTGGATCCAG encodes the following:
- the DAB1 gene encoding disabled homolog 1 isoform X8, whose protein sequence is MSTETELQVAVKTSTKKDSKKKGQDRSEATLIKRFKGDGVRYKAKLIGIDEVSAARGDKLCQDSMMKLKGIVAAARSKGEHKQKVFLTVSFGGIKIFDEKTGLLQHHHAVHEISYIAKDITDHRAFGYVCGKEGNHRFVAIKTAQAAEPVILDLRDLFQLIYELKQREEMEKKAQKDKQCEQAVYQTILEEDVEDPVYQYIVFEAGHEPIREPETEENIYQVPTSQKKEGVYDVPKSQPAVTQLELFGDMSTPPDVTSPPTPATPGDAFIPSSSQSLPASTDMFGSVPFSTAAVPSGYVAMGAVLPSFWGQQPLVQQQLAMGAQPPVAQVMQGGQPIAWGQPGIFPPTQQPWPSVAGQFQPTAFMPTQTVLPLQAAMFQGTIAPIATVPPTSDSNRSSPQTDRPRQKMGKEMFKDFQMAQPPPVPSRKPDQPSLSCTSEAFSSYFNKVGMAQEADDCDDFDISQLNLTPVTSTTPSTNSPPTPAPRQSSPSKSSASHTSDAAADDLFEEGFESPSKSEEPEAPDGSQASSNSDPFGEPTGDTISPQVGS
- the DAB1 gene encoding disabled homolog 1 isoform X2 — protein: MDVQVSKPCSRRESESGLRTGGWFMPGQDRSEATLIKRFKGDGVRYKAKLIGIDEVSAARGDKLCQDSMMKLKGIVAAARSKGEHKQKVFLTVSFGGIKIFDEKTGLLQHHHAVHEISYIAKDITDHRAFGYVCGKEGNHRFVAIKTAQAAEPVILDLRDLFQLIYELKQREEMEKKAQKDKQCEQAVYQTILEEDVEDPVYQYIVFEAGHEPIREPETEENIYQVPTSQKKEGVYDVPKSQPLENGNLLLDIDENLVSVTQAVTQLELFGDMSTPPDVTSPPTPATPGDAFIPSSSQSLPASTDMFGSVPFSTAAVPSGYVAMGAVLPSFWGQQPLVQQQLAMGAQPPVAQVMQGGQPIAWGQPGIFPPTQQPWPSVAGQFQPTAFMPTQTVLPLQAAMFQGTIAPIATVPPTSDSNRSSPQTDRPRQKMGKEMFKDFQMAQPPPVPSRKPDQPSLSCTSEAFSSYFNKVGMAQEADDCDDFDISQLNLTPVTSTTPSTNSPPTPAPRQSSPSKSSASHTSDAAADDLFEEGFESPSKSEEPEAPDGSQASSNSDPFGEPTGDTISPQVGS
- the DAB1 gene encoding disabled homolog 1 isoform X6 encodes the protein MDVQVSKPCSRRESESGLRTGGWFMPGQDRSEATLIKRFKGDGVRYKAKLIGIDEVSAARGDKLCQDSMMKLKGIVAAARSKGEHKQKVFLTVSFGGIKIFDEKTGLLQHHHAVHEISYIAKDITDHRAFGYVCGKEGNHRFVAIKTAQAAEPVILDLRDLFQLIYELKQREEMEKKAQKDKQCEQAVYQTILEEDVEDPVYQYIVFEAGHEPIREPETEENIYQVPTSQKKEGVYDVPKSQPAVTQLELFGDMSTPPDVTSPPTPATPGDAFIPSSSQSLPASTDMFGSVPFSTAAVPSGYVAMGAVLPSFWGQQPLVQQQLAMGAQPPVAQVMQGGQPIAWGQPGIFPPTQQPWPSVAGQFQPTAFMPTQTVLPLQAAMFQGTIAPIATVPPTSDSNRSSPQTDRPRQKMGKEMFKDFQMAQPPPVPSRKPDQPSLSCTSEAFSSYFNKVGMAQEADDCDDFDISQLNLTPVTSTTPSTNSPPTPAPRQSSPSKSSASHTSDAAADDLFEEGFESPSKSEEPEAPDGSQASSNSDPFGEPTGDTISPQVGS
- the DAB1 gene encoding disabled homolog 1 isoform X5 → MDVQVSKPCSRRESESGLRTGGWFMPGQDRSEATLIKRFKGDGVRYKAKLIGIDEVSAARGDKLCQDSMMKLKGIVAAARSKGEHKQKVFLTVSFGGIKIFDEKTGLLQHHHAVHEISYIAKDITDHRAFGYVCGKEGNHRFVAIKTAQAAEPVILDLRDLFQLIYELKQREEMEKKAQKDKQCEQAVYQTILEEDVEDPVYQYIVFEAGHEPIREPETEENIYQVPTSQKKEGVYDVPKSQPVSAVTQLELFGDMSTPPDVTSPPTPATPGDAFIPSSSQSLPASTDMFGSVPFSTAAVPSGYVAMGAVLPSFWGQQPLVQQQLAMGAQPPVAQVMQGGQPIAWGQPGIFPPTQQPWPSVAGQFQPTAFMPTQTVLPLQAAMFQGTIAPIATVPPTSDSNRSSPQTDRPRQKMGKEMFKDFQMAQPPPVPSRKPDQPSLSCTSEAFSSYFNKVGMAQEADDCDDFDISQLNLTPVTSTTPSTNSPPTPAPRQSSPSKSSASHTSDAAADDLFEEGFESPSKSEEPEAPDGSQASSNSDPFGEPTGDTISPQVGS
- the DAB1 gene encoding disabled homolog 1 isoform X9, translating into MDVQVSKPCSRRESESGLRTGGWFMPGQDRSEATLIKRFKGDGVRYKAKLIGIDEVSAARGDKLCQDSMMKLKGIVAAARSKGEHKQKVFLTVSFGGIKIFDEKTGLLQHHHAVHEISYIAKDITDHRAFGYVCGKEGNHRFVAIKTAQAAEPVILDLRDLFQLIYELKQREEMEKKAQKDKQCEQAVYQVPTSQKKEGVYDVPKSQPVSLENGNLLLDIDENLVSVTQAVTQLELFGDMSTPPDVTSPPTPATPGDAFIPSSSQSLPASTDMFGSVPFSTAAVPSGYVAMGAVLPSFWGQQPLVQQQLAMGAQPPVAQVMQGGQPIAWGQPGIFPPTQQPWPSVAGQFQPTAFMPTQTVLPLQAAMFQGTIAPIATVPPTSDSNRSSPQTDRPRQKMGKEMFKDFQMAQPPPVPSRKPDQPSLSCTSEAFSSYFNKVGMAQEADDCDDFDISQLNLTPVTSTTPSTNSPPTPAPRQSSPSKSSASHTSDAAADDLFEEGFESPSKSEEPEAPDGSQASSNSDPFGEPTGDTISPQVGS
- the DAB1 gene encoding disabled homolog 1 isoform X1, producing MDVQVSKPCSRRESESGLRTGGWFMPGQDRSEATLIKRFKGDGVRYKAKLIGIDEVSAARGDKLCQDSMMKLKGIVAAARSKGEHKQKVFLTVSFGGIKIFDEKTGLLQHHHAVHEISYIAKDITDHRAFGYVCGKEGNHRFVAIKTAQAAEPVILDLRDLFQLIYELKQREEMEKKAQKDKQCEQAVYQTILEEDVEDPVYQYIVFEAGHEPIREPETEENIYQVPTSQKKEGVYDVPKSQPVSLENGNLLLDIDENLVSVTQAVTQLELFGDMSTPPDVTSPPTPATPGDAFIPSSSQSLPASTDMFGSVPFSTAAVPSGYVAMGAVLPSFWGQQPLVQQQLAMGAQPPVAQVMQGGQPIAWGQPGIFPPTQQPWPSVAGQFQPTAFMPTQTVLPLQAAMFQGTIAPIATVPPTSDSNRSSPQTDRPRQKMGKEMFKDFQMAQPPPVPSRKPDQPSLSCTSEAFSSYFNKVGMAQEADDCDDFDISQLNLTPVTSTTPSTNSPPTPAPRQSSPSKSSASHTSDAAADDLFEEGFESPSKSEEPEAPDGSQASSNSDPFGEPTGDTISPQVGS